The following are encoded in a window of Longimicrobium sp. genomic DNA:
- a CDS encoding SDR family oxidoreductase → MRIKLKPIDEQVMVITGADSGIGLATARAAAERGAKLVINSRNEEELASIAADLRSEFGAQVEWHAGDVADAHAMLEVAEVAIRAFGRIDTWVNNAAVAVYGELERVPVDDARRLFETNYWGVVNGSLAALPYLRAQGGALINVGSILSDRAIPLQGHYSATKHAVKAFTDSLRMELEHEGAPVSVTLVKPGAIDTPYPEHARNYMDAEPRHPQPVYAPEVVADAILECAQHPKRSITVGGGGRMMAMMGVLTPRLADRYMEATMYRQQKRKKPGSLPQDEALWAPSPLSGRTRGDQPGHIMKSSLYTKAALHPGRTVLALGAFGLGFALVKTAGQLIGERRAMEDADIEVQVRGPGEGVPSTEERYAHAGLDPAPGDGYRPDAGSDPAGRYGNGNGYGFGI, encoded by the coding sequence ATGCGCATCAAGTTGAAGCCGATCGACGAGCAGGTGATGGTGATCACCGGGGCGGACAGCGGGATCGGGCTCGCCACGGCGCGGGCGGCCGCCGAGCGGGGGGCCAAACTGGTGATCAACTCGCGCAACGAGGAGGAGCTGGCCAGCATCGCCGCCGACCTGCGCAGCGAGTTCGGCGCCCAGGTGGAGTGGCACGCCGGCGACGTGGCCGACGCCCACGCCATGCTGGAGGTGGCCGAGGTGGCGATCCGCGCCTTCGGGCGCATCGACACCTGGGTCAACAACGCGGCCGTCGCCGTCTACGGCGAGCTGGAGCGGGTGCCGGTGGACGACGCGAGGCGCCTCTTCGAGACCAACTACTGGGGCGTGGTGAACGGCTCGCTGGCGGCGCTGCCATACCTCAGGGCCCAGGGCGGGGCGCTCATCAACGTCGGCAGCATCCTCTCCGACCGCGCCATCCCGCTGCAGGGCCACTACTCGGCCACCAAGCACGCGGTGAAGGCGTTCACCGACTCCCTGCGCATGGAGCTGGAGCACGAGGGGGCGCCCGTCTCGGTGACGCTGGTCAAGCCCGGGGCCATCGACACGCCGTACCCCGAGCACGCGCGCAACTACATGGACGCCGAGCCGCGCCACCCGCAGCCCGTCTACGCCCCCGAGGTGGTGGCCGACGCCATCCTGGAGTGCGCCCAGCACCCGAAGCGCTCCATCACCGTGGGCGGCGGCGGGCGGATGATGGCGATGATGGGCGTGCTGACCCCGCGCCTGGCCGACCGGTACATGGAGGCCACGATGTACCGCCAGCAGAAGCGGAAGAAGCCGGGCTCCCTGCCGCAGGACGAGGCGCTGTGGGCGCCCTCGCCGCTCTCCGGCCGCACCCGCGGCGACCAGCCGGGGCACATCATGAAGTCGAGCCTGTACACCAAGGCCGCGCTCCACCCCGGCAGGACCGTGCTGGCGCTGGGCGCATTCGGGCTCGGCTTCGCGCTGGTGAAGACCGCCGGGCAGCTCATCGGCGAGCGCCGGGCGATGGAGGACGCGGACATCGAGGTGCAGGTGCGCGGCCCCGGCGAGGGCGTCCCGTCCACCGAGGAGCGCTACGCCCACGCCGGCCTCGACCCCGCCCCCGGCGACGGCTACCGCCCCGACGCCGGCTCCGACCCGGCCGGGAGGTACGGGAACGGCAACGGCTACGGCTTCGGGATCTGA